The Sciurus carolinensis chromosome 18, mSciCar1.2, whole genome shotgun sequence genome contains a region encoding:
- the Wdr90 gene encoding WD repeat-containing protein 90 isoform X3 — protein MARAWQHPFLNVFRYFRVDEWKRSSKEGDVSVVTDKALKSAVYRIRGSVSASNYIQLPKTSTQSLGLTGRFLYVLFRPLPTKHFAIHLDLSTEDGQVIRVSFSSLFKEFRSSATWLQFPFVFETRTSRTGDTKTEYLAGVAPLGARWTCLQLDLCDILLVYLSRCYGHLKSVRLCANLLVRNLYTSDLCFDPTVSVAEARRAKLSVTPVPREMAFPVPKGESWHDRYVHVRFPRNNPKVPSQPVQRSDSPIAAVFLGPAPQGPPPTEVFGEPVQDASPLVQMPSPTAVSAPRRGLGDSSPRVPVGSGSPWPPQVPSAPRLLPETSLSFEQLEVPRVASPDTSTQDPSAWAEAADIHRVDSSGHVLAHESTEVPVALDAGSCQHFLPDPILRLKGVIGFGGHSTKWALWTTDGTSVVYPCHAVVVVLRVDTEEQRFFLGHTDKVSALALDRSSVLLASAQAPSPSVVRLWDFQNGTCLSLFQSPIYTICSLSFSGSGALLYGVGKDGHGRTVVVAWGTDQVGRGGQVVVLAKVHTDLDIQAFRVAFSDGTRMASCGRGSLRLWRLRGGTLRSCSVDLGEHCALELTDLAFVQVQDGHRAPWDHTLYVCSRSGHILEVDHQRLAVRCVHHLLPAPSPGSPLPEKPALSSGLGIAISCLSVSPDTCAVGSEDGRLRLWPLDFSSLLLEAEQEGPVSSVCISPDGLRVLSTTSSGHLGFLDIPSREYTVLTRSHTAPVLALSTERSRGQLATVSLDRTVRIWDLATLRQLYDFTSSDEAPGAVAFHPTSPAIFCGFSSGAVRSFSLEKAGLLAEHTCHQGAITGLAATPDGNFLFSTCSRGSLAQYNCAVSQCHVLRVAVKVVCQDVPPGPSTLATSGDSRLLAFVGPSKYTVTVMDSASLNELLRVDVSTLDLAGGRLDWAVAVCFGPAALGHLLVSVSSDKVVVLDASSGRVVRELPSVRPMACSSLALSEDAHFLLTATSRTIKVWNYWTQTDPSCQVYVGHSEPVQAVAFTPDQQRVLSVGDAIFLWDVLATPDSGRSMPGVPLAHEVGPGTGQLEGAACGADGLPRQQVPVPSQGPPLPLDVYAMPPEGNDGACCMLGEEWSCKESPGPPVSGAGGAGDVAWGSARRSQGLRVPPLCHRWPSTQSVQEARTQPPARPDSYKHLAARCKASTGTEGTELLHLRTVVGYNGNGRASVVWEPDTGFFAYTCGRLVVVEDLHSGAQQHWLGHPEEISTLALSHNAQVLASASRHGSSAAHCQIRVWDVPGGLCQQLISHHSSAVQALAFSPDDRLLVSLGGCGDCTLALWSTATYELVSSTRLLERVHGVAFSPWGASELACVGAGAVAFGFLQQRGKDVDVQMHRAPIPEDVGAAELTSLCYGAAPLLYCGSSSGQVCVWDTGAGRCFLAWEADDGEIGVLLCAGSRLVSGSSTRRLRLWAVGAVPELRRKGTSARSSSVFMERELTLDGAVVSASFDSSVDMGIVGTTSGTLWYISWAEGSSIRLVSGHRSKVSEVVFSPGESHCATGDEDGSVRVWSLASMELVIQFQVLNQSCLCLAWSPPSCGHPEQQQVVAGYSDGTLRVFSIARTSMELKMHPHRAALAALAFSTDGQTILSGDKDGVVAVSRLRTGMTFRVLSDHRGAPISAIQSTSKKYGDLGVEGTDLWLAASGDQRISVWASDWLRDRCELLDWLSFPAPASLAATGLPPPSLAAFCPWDGALLACVGLGAREEVVFYSLRQKQVVEKMSLPFFAMSLSLSPAARFMAIGFAECTLRLVDCESGAAQDFTGHDGSVHLCRFTPSARLLFTAAHNEILVWEVVDHGRRVAAALGP, from the exons ATGGCCAGAG CGTGGCAGCACCCGTTCCTCAACGTCTTCAGATACTTCAGGGTGGACGAGTGGAAGCGGTCCAGCAAGGAGGGCGATGTGTCCGTGGTGACG GACAAGGCCCTGAAGAGTGCCGTGTACCGCATCCGGGGCTCTGTCTCTGCCAGCAATTACATCCAGCTCCCCAAAACCAGCACCCAGTCCCTCGGGCTGACGGGGCGATTCCTGTATGTGCTCTTCCGGCCCCTGCCCACCAAGCACTTTGCCATCCACCTGGACCTGTCCACCGAG GATGGCCAGGTCATCCGTGTGTCATTCTCCAGCCTGTTCAAGGAGTTCAGGTCCTCAGCCACTTGGCTGCAGTTCCCTTTTGTCTTTGAGACTAGGACATCCAGGACAGGTGACACCAAGACCGAGT ATCTAGCAGGTGTGGCCCCCCTTGGTGCCCGCTGGACCTGCCTGCAGCTCGACCTGTGTGACATCCTGCTGGTCTACCTGAGCCGGTGCTATGGCCACCTCAAGAGTGTCAGGTTGTGTGCCAACCTGCTGGTCAGGAATCTCTACACCAGTGACCTGTGCTTCGACCCCA CTGTCAGCGTGGCTGAGGCTCGGCGGGCAAAGCTGTCTGTCACCCCTGTGCCTCGAGAAATGGCTTTCCCAGTGCCGAAGGGGGAGAGCTGGCATGACCGCTATGTGCATGTCCG GTTTCCCAGGAACAACCCGAAAGTGCCTTCCCAGCCGGTTCAGAGGAGTGATTCCCCTATTGCAGCAG TCTTCTTGGGGCCAGCACCACAGGGTCCTCCTCCCACTGAGGTCTTTGGTGAGCCTGTGCAGGACGCGTCCCCACTGGTCCAGATGCCCAGCCCCACAGCCGTGAGTGCCCCCAGGAGAGGACTGGGGGACAGCAGCCCCAGGGTGCCGGTGGGCTCTGGTTCCCCGTGGCCTCCCCAGGTCCCCTCAGCACCCAGGCTTCTTCCAGAAACCAGCTTGTCCTTTGAGCAGTTAGAGGTGCCGAGGGTCGCTAGCCCCGACACCAGTacccaggatccctcagcctgggCAGAGGCTGCTGACATCCACAGAGTGGACAGCAGTGGCCATGTGCTTGCCCACGAGTCAACTGAGGTGCCTGTGGCCCTTGATGCCGGCTCCTGCCAG CATTTCCTCCCAGACCCAATTCTGAGGCTCAAGGGGGTCATTGGCTTTGGGGGCCACAGCACCAAATGG GCCCTGTGGACCACGGATGGGACGTCTGTCGTTTACCCCTGCCACGCCGTGGTCGTGGTCCTGCGTGTGGACACTGAGGAGCAGCGCTTCTTCCTGGGCCACACGGACAAG GTCTCCGCCCTGGCACTGGACAGGAGCAGCGTACTGCTGGCCTCAGCCCAGGCCCCGTCCCCCAGCGTGGTGCGGCTCTGGGACTTCCAGAATGGCACGTGCCTGTCCCTGTTCCAGAGCCCAATATACACCATCTGCTCTCTCAG CTTTTCGGGCAGCGGAGCGCTTCTCTACGGTGTTGGCAAGGACGGCCACGGCAGGACG GTGGTGGTGGCGTGGGGCACCGACCAGGTGGGTCGTGGTGGCCAGGTGGTGGTTCTCGCCAAGGTGCACACAGACCTTGACATCCAGGCCTTCCGGGTTGCCTTCTCTGACGGAACCAG GATGGCCTCCTGCGGGCGAGGCAGCCTCCGGTTGTGGCGGCTGCGTGGTGGGACGCTGCGCTCCTGCTCTGTGGACCTGGGGGAGCACTGTGCACTGGAGCTCACTGACCTTGCCTTTGTGCAGGTCCAGGATGGCCACCGAGCACCTTGGGACCACACACT CTATGTGTGCAGCCGTAGCGGCCACATCTTGGAGGTTGACCACCAGCGCCTGGCCGTGAGGTGTGTTCACCACCTGCTGCCGGCACCGAGCCCTGGCAGCCCCCTCCCCGAGAAGCCAGCTTTGAGCTCAG GCCTGGGCATTGCCATCAGCTGCCTCAGCGTCTCCCCAGACacctgtgctgtgggctctgagGATGGCCGCCTGCGACTCTGGCCGCTGGACTTCTCTTCCCTgctcctggaggcag AGCAGGAAGGCCCTGTCAGCTCAGTCTGCATCAGCCCCGATGGCCTGCGTGTGCTGTCCACTACCTCCTCGGGCCACCTGGGCTTCCTGGACATCCCCTCCCGGGAGTACACGGTGCTAACACGCTCCCACACGGCCCCCGTGCTGGCACTCTCCACAGAGCGGAGCCGTGGACAGCTGGCTACTGTGTCCTTGGACCGTACTGTCCGCATCTGGGACCTGGCCACCCTGCGGCAG CTGTATGACTTCACGTCCTCGGATGAGGCCCCCGGGGCAGTGGCCTTCCACCCGACGAGCCCGGCCATCTTCTGTGGCTTCAGCAGCGGGGCTGTGCGCTCCTTCAGCCTCGAGAAGGCTGGGCTCCTGGCAGAACACAC GTGTCACCAAGGAGCCATCACCGGCCTGGCCGCCACCCCTGATGGCAACTTCCTGTTCAGCACCTGTTCTCGGGGCTCCCTGGCCCAGTACAACTGTGCTGTCTCCCAGTGTCACGTCCTCCGTGTGGCAG TGAAAGTGGTGTGCCAGGATGTGCCCCCAGGACCCAGCACCCTAGCAACCAGTGGGGACAGCCGCCTGCTGGCCTTCGTGGGCCCCTCTAAGTACACTGTGACAGTCATGGACTCAGCCTCCCTGAACGAG CTGCTGCGGGTGGACGTCAGCACCCTGGACCTGGCTGGTGGCCGCCTGGACTGGGCTGTGGCTGTCTGCTTTGGACCTGCAGCTCTGGGCCACCTCCTGGTGTCCGTCTCATCCGATAAGGTCGTGGTGCTTGATGCCTCGTCGGGTCGCGTTGTCCGGGAG CTGCCCAGTGTCCGTCCCATGGCCTGCTCCTCCCTGGCCCTCAGTGAGGATGCCCACTTCCTGCTGACAGCCACCAGCAGGACCATCAAGGTGTGGAATTACTGGACTCAGACTGACCCCAGCTGCCAG GTGTACGTGGGCCACTCAGAGCCGGTGCAGGCCGTGGCCTTCACCCCAGACCAGCAGCGCGTCCTCAGCGTGGGGGATGCCATCTTTCTCTGGGATGTCCTGGCCACCCCTGACAG TGGCCGAAGCATGCCCGGAGTGCCGCTGGCCCACGAGGTCG GCCCGGGCACAGGGCAGCTGGAGGGTGCAGCTTGTGGGGCCGACGGGCTCCCCCGGCAGCAGGTGCCCGTGCCATCTCAGGGACCCCCGCTGCCGCTGGACGTGTATGCCATGCCCCCCGAGGGCAATGATG GTGCCTGCTGCATGTTGGGTGAGGAGTGGTCCTGCAAGGAGAGCCCTGGCCCACCAGTGAGCGGGGCTGGTGGAGCTGGCGATGTGGCCTGGGGGTCTGCGAGAAGATCCCAAGGACTCCGTGTACCCCCCCTTTGCCACCGCTGGCCCA GTACCCAGAGTGTCCAGGAAGCAAGGACCCAGCCCCCAGCCCGCCCGGATTCCTACAAGCATCTCGCCGCCCGCTGCAAGGCCTCCACAGGGACGGAG GGCACTGAGCTGCTGCACCTGAGAACCGTGGTTGGCTACAATGGGAACGGGCGGGCCAGCGTGGTCTGGGAGCCGGACACAG GATTCTTTGCCTATACATGTGGCCgcctggtggtggtggaggaCCTGCACTCTGGCGCCCAGCAGCACTGGCTTGGCCACCCTGAGGAGATCTCCACCCTGGCCCTCAGCCACAATGCCCAG GTCCTAGCTTCTGCGTCTCGCCACGGCAGCTCCGCTGCCCACTGCCAGATCCGCGTCTGGGACGTGCCTGGGGGCCTCTGCCAGCAGCTCATTTCTCACCACAGCTCTGCTGTGCAGGCACTGGCCTTCTCACCAGATGACCGGCTTCTTGTGTCACTGG GGGGCTGTGGTGACTGCACACTGGCCCTGTGGAGCACGGCCACCTACGAGCTCGTGTCCTCCACCCGCCTCCTGGAGCGCGTGCACGGCGTGGCCTTCAGCCCCTGGGGCGCCAGTGAGCTCGCCTGTGTGGGCGCAGGTGCTGTTGCCTTCGGGTTCCTGCAGCAGCGTGGAAAGGACGTGGACGTCCAG ATGCACAGAGCGCCAATCCCGGAGGACGTGGGGGCCGCGGAGCTGACCTCGCTGTGCTACGGGGCTGCTCCCCTGCTCTACTGTGGCTCCAGCTCCGGCCAGGTCTGTGTCTGGGACACGGGTGCTGGCCGCTGCTTCCTGGCCTGGGAGGCGGACGATGGCGAGATCG GGGTGCTGCTGTGCGCGGGCTCCAGGCTGGTCAGTGGCAGCAGCACAAGGCGGCTACGTCTGTGGGCCGTGGGAGCCGTGCCAGAGCTGAGGCGCAAGGGCACAAGTGCCAG GTCCAGCTCTGTGTTCATGGAACGCGAGCTGACCCTGGATGGGGCCGTGGTGAGTGCCAGCTTTGACAGCAGCGTGGACATGGGTATCGTGGGCACCACGTCGGGCACTCTGTGGTACATCAGCTGGGCCGAGGGAAGCAGCATCCGCCTCgtcagtggccacaggagcaAG GTCAGCGAGGTGGTCTTCAGCCCAGGCGAGTCTCACTGTGCCACGGGGGATGAGGACGGCAGCGTGCGGGTGTGGTCCTTGGCCAGCATGGAGCTGGTGATTCAGTTCCAGGTGCTGAACCAG AGCTGCCTCTGCCTTGCATGGAGCCCCCCATCCTGTGGGCACCCTGAGCAGCAGCAGGTGGTGGCGGGCTACAGTGATGGCACGCTGCGCGTATTCAGCATCGCCCGCACCTCGATGGAGCTCAAGATGCACCCCCACCGCGCTGCCCTGGCGGCCTTGGCCTTCTCCACTGATG GTCAGACCATCCTCTCTGGAGATAAGGATGGGGTTGTGGCTGTGAGCCGCCTCCGCACAGGGATGACTTTCCGTGTGTTGAGTGACCACCGGGGTGCCCCCATCTCGGCCATCCAGAGCACAAGTAAAAAG TATGGAGATCTGGGGGTGGAGGGCACAGATCTGTGGCTGGCGGCCAGCGGGGACCAGAGGATCAGCGTCTGGGCCTCTGACTGGCTGCGGGATCGCTGCGAACTCCTGGACTGGTTGAGCTTCCCGGCACCTGCCAGCTTGGCG GCAACGGGCCTGCCTCCGCCCTCCCTGGCTGCCTTCTGCCCTTGGGATGGGGCTCTGCTGGCCTGCGTGGGCCTCGGCGCGCGGGAAGAGGTGGTCTTCTACAGCCTCCGCCAGAAGCAG GTGGTGGAGAAGATGTCACTGCCCTTCTTCGCCATGTCCCTGAGCCTGTCCCCAGCGGCACGCTTCATGGCCATTGGCTTTGCTG AGTGCACGCTGAGGCTTGTGGACTGCGAGTCAGGGGCAGCCCAGGACTTCACCGGCCATGATGGCTCTGTGCACCTGTGCAGGTTCACCCCCTCTGCCAGGCTGCTCTTTACAGCTGCCCACAATGAGATCCtggtgtgggaggtggtggaccATGGGCGCAGAGTGGCCGCGGCCTTAGGTCCCTGA
- the Wdr90 gene encoding WD repeat-containing protein 90 isoform X1, whose product MARAWQHPFLNVFRYFRVDEWKRSSKEGDVSVVTDKALKSAVYRIRGSVSASNYIQLPKTSTQSLGLTGRFLYVLFRPLPTKHFAIHLDLSTEDGQVIRVSFSSLFKEFRSSATWLQFPFVFETRTSRTGDTKTEYLAGVAPLGARWTCLQLDLCDILLVYLSRCYGHLKSVRLCANLLVRNLYTSDLCFDPTVSVAEARRAKLSVTPVPREMAFPVPKGESWHDRYVHVRFPRNNPKVPSQPVQRSDSPIAAVFLGPAPQGPPPTEVFGEPVQDASPLVQMPSPTAVSAPRRGLGDSSPRVPVGSGSPWPPQVPSAPRLLPETSLSFEQLEVPRVASPDTSTQDPSAWAEAADIHRVDSSGHVLAHESTEVPVALDAGSCQHFLPDPILRLKGVIGFGGHSTKWALWTTDGTSVVYPCHAVVVVLRVDTEEQRFFLGHTDKVSALALDRSSVLLASAQAPSPSVVRLWDFQNGTCLSLFQSPIYTICSLSFSGSGALLYGVGKDGHGRTVVVAWGTDQVGRGGQVVVLAKVHTDLDIQAFRVAFSDGTRMASCGRGSLRLWRLRGGTLRSCSVDLGEHCALELTDLAFVQVQDGHRAPWDHTLYVCSRSGHILEVDHQRLAVRCVHHLLPAPSPGSPLPEKPALSSGLGIAISCLSVSPDTCAVGSEDGRLRLWPLDFSSLLLEAEQEGPVSSVCISPDGLRVLSTTSSGHLGFLDIPSREYTVLTRSHTAPVLALSTERSRGQLATVSLDRTVRIWDLATLRQLYDFTSSDEAPGAVAFHPTSPAIFCGFSSGAVRSFSLEKAGLLAEHTCHQGAITGLAATPDGNFLFSTCSRGSLAQYNCAVSQCHVLRVAVKVVCQDVPPGPSTLATSGDSRLLAFVGPSKYTVTVMDSASLNELLRVDVSTLDLAGGRLDWAVAVCFGPAALGHLLVSVSSDKVVVLDASSGRVVRELPSVRPMACSSLALSEDAHFLLTATSRTIKVWNYWTQTDPSCQVYVGHSEPVQAVAFTPDQQRVLSVGDAIFLWDVLATPDSGRSMPGVPLAHEVGPGTGQLEGAACGADGLPRQQVPVPSQGPPLPLDVYAMPPEGNDGACCMLGEEWSCKESPGPPVSGAGGAGDVAWGSARRSQGLRVPPLCHRWPSTQSVQEARTQPPARPDSYKHLAARCKASTGTESVSLPPEGTELLHLRTVVGYNGNGRASVVWEPDTGFFAYTCGRLVVVEDLHSGAQQHWLGHPEEISTLALSHNAQVLASASRHGSSAAHCQIRVWDVPGGLCQQLISHHSSAVQALAFSPDDRLLVSLGGCGDCTLALWSTATYELVSSTRLLERVHGVAFSPWGASELACVGAGAVAFGFLQQRGKDVDVQMHRAPIPEDVGAAELTSLCYGAAPLLYCGSSSGQVCVWDTGAGRCFLAWEADDGEIGVLLCAGSRLVSGSSTRRLRLWAVGAVPELRRKGTSARSSSVFMERELTLDGAVVSASFDSSVDMGIVGTTSGTLWYISWAEGSSIRLVSGHRSKVSEVVFSPGESHCATGDEDGSVRVWSLASMELVIQFQVLNQSCLCLAWSPPSCGHPEQQQVVAGYSDGTLRVFSIARTSMELKMHPHRAALAALAFSTDGQTILSGDKDGVVAVSRLRTGMTFRVLSDHRGAPISAIQSTSKKYGDLGVEGTDLWLAASGDQRISVWASDWLRDRCELLDWLSFPAPASLAATGLPPPSLAAFCPWDGALLACVGLGAREEVVFYSLRQKQVVEKMSLPFFAMSLSLSPAARFMAIGFAECTLRLVDCESGAAQDFTGHDGSVHLCRFTPSARLLFTAAHNEILVWEVVDHGRRVAAALGP is encoded by the exons ATGGCCAGAG CGTGGCAGCACCCGTTCCTCAACGTCTTCAGATACTTCAGGGTGGACGAGTGGAAGCGGTCCAGCAAGGAGGGCGATGTGTCCGTGGTGACG GACAAGGCCCTGAAGAGTGCCGTGTACCGCATCCGGGGCTCTGTCTCTGCCAGCAATTACATCCAGCTCCCCAAAACCAGCACCCAGTCCCTCGGGCTGACGGGGCGATTCCTGTATGTGCTCTTCCGGCCCCTGCCCACCAAGCACTTTGCCATCCACCTGGACCTGTCCACCGAG GATGGCCAGGTCATCCGTGTGTCATTCTCCAGCCTGTTCAAGGAGTTCAGGTCCTCAGCCACTTGGCTGCAGTTCCCTTTTGTCTTTGAGACTAGGACATCCAGGACAGGTGACACCAAGACCGAGT ATCTAGCAGGTGTGGCCCCCCTTGGTGCCCGCTGGACCTGCCTGCAGCTCGACCTGTGTGACATCCTGCTGGTCTACCTGAGCCGGTGCTATGGCCACCTCAAGAGTGTCAGGTTGTGTGCCAACCTGCTGGTCAGGAATCTCTACACCAGTGACCTGTGCTTCGACCCCA CTGTCAGCGTGGCTGAGGCTCGGCGGGCAAAGCTGTCTGTCACCCCTGTGCCTCGAGAAATGGCTTTCCCAGTGCCGAAGGGGGAGAGCTGGCATGACCGCTATGTGCATGTCCG GTTTCCCAGGAACAACCCGAAAGTGCCTTCCCAGCCGGTTCAGAGGAGTGATTCCCCTATTGCAGCAG TCTTCTTGGGGCCAGCACCACAGGGTCCTCCTCCCACTGAGGTCTTTGGTGAGCCTGTGCAGGACGCGTCCCCACTGGTCCAGATGCCCAGCCCCACAGCCGTGAGTGCCCCCAGGAGAGGACTGGGGGACAGCAGCCCCAGGGTGCCGGTGGGCTCTGGTTCCCCGTGGCCTCCCCAGGTCCCCTCAGCACCCAGGCTTCTTCCAGAAACCAGCTTGTCCTTTGAGCAGTTAGAGGTGCCGAGGGTCGCTAGCCCCGACACCAGTacccaggatccctcagcctgggCAGAGGCTGCTGACATCCACAGAGTGGACAGCAGTGGCCATGTGCTTGCCCACGAGTCAACTGAGGTGCCTGTGGCCCTTGATGCCGGCTCCTGCCAG CATTTCCTCCCAGACCCAATTCTGAGGCTCAAGGGGGTCATTGGCTTTGGGGGCCACAGCACCAAATGG GCCCTGTGGACCACGGATGGGACGTCTGTCGTTTACCCCTGCCACGCCGTGGTCGTGGTCCTGCGTGTGGACACTGAGGAGCAGCGCTTCTTCCTGGGCCACACGGACAAG GTCTCCGCCCTGGCACTGGACAGGAGCAGCGTACTGCTGGCCTCAGCCCAGGCCCCGTCCCCCAGCGTGGTGCGGCTCTGGGACTTCCAGAATGGCACGTGCCTGTCCCTGTTCCAGAGCCCAATATACACCATCTGCTCTCTCAG CTTTTCGGGCAGCGGAGCGCTTCTCTACGGTGTTGGCAAGGACGGCCACGGCAGGACG GTGGTGGTGGCGTGGGGCACCGACCAGGTGGGTCGTGGTGGCCAGGTGGTGGTTCTCGCCAAGGTGCACACAGACCTTGACATCCAGGCCTTCCGGGTTGCCTTCTCTGACGGAACCAG GATGGCCTCCTGCGGGCGAGGCAGCCTCCGGTTGTGGCGGCTGCGTGGTGGGACGCTGCGCTCCTGCTCTGTGGACCTGGGGGAGCACTGTGCACTGGAGCTCACTGACCTTGCCTTTGTGCAGGTCCAGGATGGCCACCGAGCACCTTGGGACCACACACT CTATGTGTGCAGCCGTAGCGGCCACATCTTGGAGGTTGACCACCAGCGCCTGGCCGTGAGGTGTGTTCACCACCTGCTGCCGGCACCGAGCCCTGGCAGCCCCCTCCCCGAGAAGCCAGCTTTGAGCTCAG GCCTGGGCATTGCCATCAGCTGCCTCAGCGTCTCCCCAGACacctgtgctgtgggctctgagGATGGCCGCCTGCGACTCTGGCCGCTGGACTTCTCTTCCCTgctcctggaggcag AGCAGGAAGGCCCTGTCAGCTCAGTCTGCATCAGCCCCGATGGCCTGCGTGTGCTGTCCACTACCTCCTCGGGCCACCTGGGCTTCCTGGACATCCCCTCCCGGGAGTACACGGTGCTAACACGCTCCCACACGGCCCCCGTGCTGGCACTCTCCACAGAGCGGAGCCGTGGACAGCTGGCTACTGTGTCCTTGGACCGTACTGTCCGCATCTGGGACCTGGCCACCCTGCGGCAG CTGTATGACTTCACGTCCTCGGATGAGGCCCCCGGGGCAGTGGCCTTCCACCCGACGAGCCCGGCCATCTTCTGTGGCTTCAGCAGCGGGGCTGTGCGCTCCTTCAGCCTCGAGAAGGCTGGGCTCCTGGCAGAACACAC GTGTCACCAAGGAGCCATCACCGGCCTGGCCGCCACCCCTGATGGCAACTTCCTGTTCAGCACCTGTTCTCGGGGCTCCCTGGCCCAGTACAACTGTGCTGTCTCCCAGTGTCACGTCCTCCGTGTGGCAG TGAAAGTGGTGTGCCAGGATGTGCCCCCAGGACCCAGCACCCTAGCAACCAGTGGGGACAGCCGCCTGCTGGCCTTCGTGGGCCCCTCTAAGTACACTGTGACAGTCATGGACTCAGCCTCCCTGAACGAG CTGCTGCGGGTGGACGTCAGCACCCTGGACCTGGCTGGTGGCCGCCTGGACTGGGCTGTGGCTGTCTGCTTTGGACCTGCAGCTCTGGGCCACCTCCTGGTGTCCGTCTCATCCGATAAGGTCGTGGTGCTTGATGCCTCGTCGGGTCGCGTTGTCCGGGAG CTGCCCAGTGTCCGTCCCATGGCCTGCTCCTCCCTGGCCCTCAGTGAGGATGCCCACTTCCTGCTGACAGCCACCAGCAGGACCATCAAGGTGTGGAATTACTGGACTCAGACTGACCCCAGCTGCCAG GTGTACGTGGGCCACTCAGAGCCGGTGCAGGCCGTGGCCTTCACCCCAGACCAGCAGCGCGTCCTCAGCGTGGGGGATGCCATCTTTCTCTGGGATGTCCTGGCCACCCCTGACAG TGGCCGAAGCATGCCCGGAGTGCCGCTGGCCCACGAGGTCG GCCCGGGCACAGGGCAGCTGGAGGGTGCAGCTTGTGGGGCCGACGGGCTCCCCCGGCAGCAGGTGCCCGTGCCATCTCAGGGACCCCCGCTGCCGCTGGACGTGTATGCCATGCCCCCCGAGGGCAATGATG GTGCCTGCTGCATGTTGGGTGAGGAGTGGTCCTGCAAGGAGAGCCCTGGCCCACCAGTGAGCGGGGCTGGTGGAGCTGGCGATGTGGCCTGGGGGTCTGCGAGAAGATCCCAAGGACTCCGTGTACCCCCCCTTTGCCACCGCTGGCCCA GTACCCAGAGTGTCCAGGAAGCAAGGACCCAGCCCCCAGCCCGCCCGGATTCCTACAAGCATCTCGCCGCCCGCTGCAAGGCCTCCACAGGGACGGAG AGCGTCTCCCTCCCTCCCGAGGGCACTGAGCTGCTGCACCTGAGAACCGTGGTTGGCTACAATGGGAACGGGCGGGCCAGCGTGGTCTGGGAGCCGGACACAG GATTCTTTGCCTATACATGTGGCCgcctggtggtggtggaggaCCTGCACTCTGGCGCCCAGCAGCACTGGCTTGGCCACCCTGAGGAGATCTCCACCCTGGCCCTCAGCCACAATGCCCAG GTCCTAGCTTCTGCGTCTCGCCACGGCAGCTCCGCTGCCCACTGCCAGATCCGCGTCTGGGACGTGCCTGGGGGCCTCTGCCAGCAGCTCATTTCTCACCACAGCTCTGCTGTGCAGGCACTGGCCTTCTCACCAGATGACCGGCTTCTTGTGTCACTGG GGGGCTGTGGTGACTGCACACTGGCCCTGTGGAGCACGGCCACCTACGAGCTCGTGTCCTCCACCCGCCTCCTGGAGCGCGTGCACGGCGTGGCCTTCAGCCCCTGGGGCGCCAGTGAGCTCGCCTGTGTGGGCGCAGGTGCTGTTGCCTTCGGGTTCCTGCAGCAGCGTGGAAAGGACGTGGACGTCCAG ATGCACAGAGCGCCAATCCCGGAGGACGTGGGGGCCGCGGAGCTGACCTCGCTGTGCTACGGGGCTGCTCCCCTGCTCTACTGTGGCTCCAGCTCCGGCCAGGTCTGTGTCTGGGACACGGGTGCTGGCCGCTGCTTCCTGGCCTGGGAGGCGGACGATGGCGAGATCG GGGTGCTGCTGTGCGCGGGCTCCAGGCTGGTCAGTGGCAGCAGCACAAGGCGGCTACGTCTGTGGGCCGTGGGAGCCGTGCCAGAGCTGAGGCGCAAGGGCACAAGTGCCAG GTCCAGCTCTGTGTTCATGGAACGCGAGCTGACCCTGGATGGGGCCGTGGTGAGTGCCAGCTTTGACAGCAGCGTGGACATGGGTATCGTGGGCACCACGTCGGGCACTCTGTGGTACATCAGCTGGGCCGAGGGAAGCAGCATCCGCCTCgtcagtggccacaggagcaAG GTCAGCGAGGTGGTCTTCAGCCCAGGCGAGTCTCACTGTGCCACGGGGGATGAGGACGGCAGCGTGCGGGTGTGGTCCTTGGCCAGCATGGAGCTGGTGATTCAGTTCCAGGTGCTGAACCAG AGCTGCCTCTGCCTTGCATGGAGCCCCCCATCCTGTGGGCACCCTGAGCAGCAGCAGGTGGTGGCGGGCTACAGTGATGGCACGCTGCGCGTATTCAGCATCGCCCGCACCTCGATGGAGCTCAAGATGCACCCCCACCGCGCTGCCCTGGCGGCCTTGGCCTTCTCCACTGATG GTCAGACCATCCTCTCTGGAGATAAGGATGGGGTTGTGGCTGTGAGCCGCCTCCGCACAGGGATGACTTTCCGTGTGTTGAGTGACCACCGGGGTGCCCCCATCTCGGCCATCCAGAGCACAAGTAAAAAG TATGGAGATCTGGGGGTGGAGGGCACAGATCTGTGGCTGGCGGCCAGCGGGGACCAGAGGATCAGCGTCTGGGCCTCTGACTGGCTGCGGGATCGCTGCGAACTCCTGGACTGGTTGAGCTTCCCGGCACCTGCCAGCTTGGCG GCAACGGGCCTGCCTCCGCCCTCCCTGGCTGCCTTCTGCCCTTGGGATGGGGCTCTGCTGGCCTGCGTGGGCCTCGGCGCGCGGGAAGAGGTGGTCTTCTACAGCCTCCGCCAGAAGCAG GTGGTGGAGAAGATGTCACTGCCCTTCTTCGCCATGTCCCTGAGCCTGTCCCCAGCGGCACGCTTCATGGCCATTGGCTTTGCTG AGTGCACGCTGAGGCTTGTGGACTGCGAGTCAGGGGCAGCCCAGGACTTCACCGGCCATGATGGCTCTGTGCACCTGTGCAGGTTCACCCCCTCTGCCAGGCTGCTCTTTACAGCTGCCCACAATGAGATCCtggtgtgggaggtggtggaccATGGGCGCAGAGTGGCCGCGGCCTTAGGTCCCTGA